Proteins encoded in a region of the Campylobacter geochelonis genome:
- a CDS encoding acyl-CoA thioesterase, translated as MRVFKMRVEFYDVDSMEVAWHGNYVKFIEAARCAFLREVGYTYDDMKKDGFAYPIVKMDFKFIHPAFFGDELDVEVALLECDTFLKFSYKIKNAQSGKLLCKATTSQVCVEIDGLKTCFILPEVARKRLEKERG; from the coding sequence ATGAGAGTTTTTAAAATGCGAGTCGAGTTTTATGACGTAGATAGTATGGAAGTGGCTTGGCATGGTAATTATGTCAAATTTATCGAAGCTGCAAGGTGCGCGTTTTTACGTGAAGTTGGATATACATACGATGATATGAAAAAAGATGGATTTGCTTATCCTATCGTTAAAATGGACTTTAAATTTATCCATCCTGCATTTTTTGGCGATGAACTTGATGTAGAGGTGGCGCTTTTAGAGTGCGATACGTTTTTAAAATTTAGTTATAAAATAAAAAATGCGCAAAGTGGCAAACTGCTTTGCAAGGCAACTACTTCGCAAGTTTGCGTTGAAATAGATGGGTTAAAAACTTGCTTTATCTTGCCAGAAGTTGCTAGAAAAAGGCTAGAAAAGGAGCGCGGATGA